A window of the Lactuca sativa cultivar Salinas chromosome 5, Lsat_Salinas_v11, whole genome shotgun sequence genome harbors these coding sequences:
- the LOC128126408 gene encoding photosystem I assembly protein Ycf4 encodes MSCRSEHIWIEPITGARKTSNFCWAVILFLGSLGFLLVGTSSYLGRNLISLFPSQEIVFFPQGIVMSFYGIAGLFISSYLWCTISWNVGSGYDRFDRKDGIVCIFRWGFPGKNRRVFLQFLIKDIQSVRIEVKEGIYARRVLYMDIRGQGAIPLTRTDENFTPREMEQKAAELAYFLRVPIEVF; translated from the coding sequence ATGAGTTGTCGATCAGAACATATATGGATAGAACCTATAACGGGGGCTCGAAAAACAAGTAATTTCTGCTGGGCTGTTATCCTTTTTTTAGGTTCATTAGGATTCTTGTTGGTTGGAACCTCGAGTTATCTTGGTAGAAATTTGATATCTTTATTTCCGTCTCAGGAAATAGTTTTTTTTCCACAAGGAATTGTGATGTCTTTCTACGGAATCGCGGGTCTTTTTATTAGCTCCTATTTATGGTGCACAATTTCGTGGAATGTAGGTAGTGGTTATGATCGATTTGATAGAAAAGACGGAATAGTGTGTATCTTTCGTTGGGGATTTCCTGGAAAAAATCGTCGGGTCTTCCTCCAATTTCTTATAAAAGATATTCAGTCTGTCAGAATAGAAGTGAAAGAAGGTATTTATGCTCGTCGTGTCCTTTATATGGATATCAGAGGCCAGGGAGCCATTCCATTGACTCGTACTGATGAGAATTTTACTCCACGGGAAATGGAACAAAAAGCTGCTGAATTGGCCTATTTCTTGCGTGTACCAATTGAAGTATTTTAA
- the LOC128126401 gene encoding acetyl-coenzyme A carboxylase carboxyl transferase subunit beta, chloroplastic-like: protein MIFRRMTIHLLYFHANMEQENSMKRWWFNSMLFKKEFEHRCRLSKSMGSLGPIENASESKDPNRNDTDKNIQGWGGHDNYSNVDLFFGVKDIRNFFSDDTFLVKDSNGDSYSIYFDIENHIFEIANDHPFCSELESSFYRNSSDLNNGSKSKNPNHDRYMDDTQYTWNNHINSCIDSYLQYQICIDNYIVSGNDNSSNNNSSNENSSNENSSNENSSNENSSNDYISSSISSQSENSSQNEDITTSDQTIPESSTHMGVTQQYRHLWVQCENCYGLNYKKFFKSKMHLCEQCGYHLKMSSSDRIELLIDPGTWEPMDEDMVSLDPIEFHSEEEPYKNRIDSYQRNTGLTEAVQTGRGQLNGITVAIGVMDFQFMGGSMGSVVGEKITRLIEYATKEFLPLIIVCASGGARMQEGSVSLMQMAKISSALYDYQSNKKLFYVPILTSPTTGGVTASFGMLGDIIIAEPNAYIAFAGKRVIEQTLNKTVPEGSQAAEYLFQKGLFDLIVPRNPLKSVLSELFQLHTFFPLNQN, encoded by the coding sequence ATGATTTTTCGTCGAATGACTATTCATCTATTGTATTTTCATGCAAATATGGAGCAAGAAAACTCTATGAAAAGATGGTGGTTCAATTCGATGTTATTTAAGAAGGAGTTCGAACACAGATGTAGGCTAAGTAAATCAATGGGCAGTCTTGGTCCTATTGAAAATGCCAGTGAAAGTAAAGATCCGAATAGAAATGATACGGATAAAAACATTCAGGGTTGGGGTGGTCATGACAATTACAGTAATGTTGATCTTTTTTTTGGCGTCAAGGACATTCGGAATTTTTTCTCTGATGATACTTTTTTAGTGAAAGATAGTAATGGGGACAGTTATTCTATATATTTTGATAttgaaaatcatatttttgaGATTGCCAATGATCATCCTTTTTGTAGTGAACTAGAAAGTTCTTTTTATCGGAATTCTAGTGATCTGAATAATGGATCTAAGAGTAAGAATCCCAACCACGATCGTTACATGGATGATACTCAGTATACTTGGAATAATCACATTAATAGTTGCATTGACAGTTATCTTCAGTACCAAATCTGTATTGATAATTACATTGTAAGTGGTAATGACAATTCCAGTAACAATAATTCCAGTAACGAGAATTCCAGTAACGAAAATTCCAGTAACGAGAATTCCAGTAACGAGAATTCCAGTAACGATTACATTTCTAGTTCCATTTCTAGTCAAAGTGAAAATAGTAGTCAAAACGAGGATATCACAACGAGTGATCAAACTATACCAGAAAGTTCTACTCATATGGGTGTAACTCAACAATACCGGCATTTGTGGGTTCAATGCGAAAATTGTTATGGATTAAATTATAAGAAATTTTTTAAATCAAAGATGCATCTTTGTGAACAATGTGGATATCATTTGAAAATGAGTAGTTCAGATAGAATCGAACTTTTGATCGATCCGGGCACTTGGGAGCCTATGGATGAAGACATGGTCTCTCTGGATCCCATTGAATTTCATTCGGAGGAGGAGCCTTATAAAAATCGTATCGATTCTTATCAAAGAAATACAGGATTAACCGAGGCTGTTCAAACAGGCAGAGGGCAACTAAACGGTATTACCGTAgcaattggggttatggattttCAGTTTATGGGAGGTAGTATGGGATCCGTAGTCGGGGAGAAAATTACCCGTTTGATTGAATACGCTACTAAAGAATTTCTACCTCTTATTATAGTGTGTGCTTCCGGAGGGGCACGCatgcaagaaggaagtgtgaGCTTGATGCAAATGGCTAAAATATCTTCTGCTTTATATGATTATCAATCAAATAAAAAGTTATTCTATGTACCAATTCTTACATCTCCTACTACCGGTGGGGTGACAGCTAGTTTTGGTATGTTGGGGGATATCATTATTGCCGAACCCAATGCCTACATTGCCTTTGCGGGTAAAAGAGTAATTGAACAAACATTGAATAAAACAGTACCCGAGGGTTCACAAGCGGCCGAGTATTTATTCCAGAAAGGCTTATTCGATCTAATCGTACCACGTAATCCTTTAAAAAGCGTTCTGAGTGAGTTATTTCAACTACACACTTTCTTTCCTTTGAATCAAAATTAG
- the LOC128126402 gene encoding ribulose bisphosphate carboxylase large chain-like, with translation MSCREGFMSPQTETKASVGFKAGVKDYKLTYYTPEYETKDTDILAAFRVTPQPGVPPEEAGAAVAAESSTGTWTTVWTDGLTSLDRYKGRCYGIEPVPGEENQYIAYVAYPLDLFEEGSVTNMFTSIVGNVFGFKALRALRLEDLRIPTAYVKTFQGPPHGIQVERDKLNKYGRPLLGCTIKPKLGLSAKNYGRAVYECLRGGLDFTKDDENVNSQPFMRWRDRFLFCAEAIFKSQAETGEIKGHYLNATAGTCEEMMKRAIFARELGVPIVMHDYLTGGFTANTSLAHYCRDNGLLLHIHRAMHAVIDRQKNHGIHFRVLAKALRMSGGDHIHSGTVVGKLEGEREITLGFVDLLRDDFIEKDRSRGIYFTQDWVSLPGVLPVASGGIHVWHMPALTEIFGDDSVLQFGGGTLGHPWGNAPGVVANRVALEACVQARNEGRDLATEGNEIIREATKWSPELAAACEVWKEIKFEFQAMDTLDQ, from the coding sequence ATGAGTTGTAGGGAGGGATTTATGTCACCACAAACAGAGACTAAAGCAAGTGTTGGATTCAAAGCTGGTGTTAAAGATTATAAATTGACTTATTATACTCCTGAGTATGAAACCAAGGATACTGATATTTTGGCAGCATTTCGAGTAACTCCTCAACCTGGAGTTCCGCCTGAAGAAGCAGGGGCCGCAGTAGCTGCCGAATCTTCTACTGGTACATGGACAACTGTGTGGACCGATGGACTTACGAGCCTTGATCGTTACAAAGGGCGATGCTATGGAATCGAGCCTGTTCCTGGAGAAGAAAATCAATATATTGCTTATGTAGCTTACCCATTAGACCTTTTTGAAGAAGGTTCTGTTACTAACATGTTTACTTCCATTGTAGGTAATGTATTTGGGTTCAAAGCCCTGCGTGCTCTACGTCTGGAAGATTTGCGAATCCCTACTGCGTATGTTAAAACTTTCCAAGGTCCGCCTCACGGCATCCAAGTTGAGAGAGATAAATTGAACAAGTATGGTCGTCCCCTGTTGGGATGTACTATTAAACCTAAATTGGGGTTATCCGCTAAAAACTACGGTAGAGCTGTTTATGAATGTCTTCGTGGTGGCCTTGATTTTACTAAAGATGATGAGAACGTGAACTCCCAACCATTTATGCGTTGGAGAGACCGTTTCTTATTTTGTGCCGAAGCTATTTTTAAATCACAAGCTGAAACAGGTGAAATCAAAGGGCATTACTTGAATGCTACTGCGGGTACATGCGAAGAAATGATGAAAAGGGCTATATTTGCCAGAGAATTGGGAGTTCCTATCGTAATGCATGACTACCTAACAGGGGGATTCACTGCAAATACTAGCTTGGCTCATTATTGCCGAGATAATGGTCTACTTCTTCACATCCACCGCGCAATGCATGCAGTTATTGATAGACAGAAGAATCATGGTATACACTTCCGTGTACTAGCTAAAGCGTTACGTATGTCTGGTGGAGATCATATTCATTCCGGTACCGTAGTAGGTAAACTTGAAGGGGAAAGAGAAATCACTTTGGGCTTTGTTGATTTACTGCGTGATGATTTTATTGAAAAAGATAGAAGTCGCGGTATTTATTTCACCCAAGATTGGGTCTCTCTACCAGGTGTTCTGCCTGTAGCTTCGGGCGGTATTCACGTTTGGCATATGCCTGCTCTGACCGAGATCTTTGGAGATGATTCCGTACTACAGTTCGGTGGAGGAACTTTAGGGCACCCTTGGGGAAATGCACCCGGTGTCGTAGCTAATCGAGTAGCTCTAGAAGCATGTGTACAGGCTCGTAATGAGGGACGCGATCTTGCTACTGAGGGTAATGAAATTATCCGTGAGGCTACCAAATGGAGTCCTGAACTAGCTGCTGCTTGTGAAGTATGGAAGGAGATTAAATTTGAGTTTCAGGCAATGGATACTTTGGATCAATAA
- the LOC128126411 gene encoding ATP synthase subunit beta, chloroplastic-like, producing the protein MNMRMNPTTSGSGVTTLDKKTLGRIAQIIGPVLDVAFPPGKMPNIYNALVVKGRDTAGQPINVTCEVQQLLGNNQVRAVAMSATDGLTRGMDVIDTGAPLSVPVGGATLGRIFNVLGEPVDNLGPVDTSTTFPIHRSAPAFIQLDTKLSIFETGIKVVDLLAPYRRGGKIGLFGGAGVGKTVLIMELINNIAKAHGGVSVFGGVGERTREGNDLYMEMKESGVINEKNIPESKVALVYGQMNEPPGARMRVGLTALTMAEYFRDVNEQDVLLFIDNIFRFVQAGSEVSALLGRMPSAVGYQPTLSTEMGSLQERITSTKEGSITSIQAVYVPADDLTDPAPATTFAHLDATTVLSRGLAAKGIYPAVDPLDSTSTMLQPRIVGEEHYDTAQEVKQTLQRYKELQDIIAILGLDELSEDDRLTVARARKIERFLSQPFFVAEVFTGSPGKYVGLAETIRGFQLILSGELDGLPEQAFYLVGNIDEATAKAMNLEMEKVKEIILSTNSGQIGVLPNHAPIATSVDIGILRIRLNDQWLTMALMGGFARIGNNEITVLVNDAEKSGDIDPQEAQQTLEIAEAALRKAEGKRQTIEANLALRRARTRVEAINAIS; encoded by the exons ATGAATATGAGAATGAATCCTACTACTTCTGGTTCTGGGGTTACCACGCTTGACAAAAAGACACTGGGGCGTATCGCCCAAATCATTGGTCCGGTACTAGATGTAGCCTTTCCGCCAGGCAAAATGCCTAATATTTATAACGCTCTGGTAGTTAAGGGTCGAGATACTGCTGGTCAACCAATTAATGTGACTTGTGAGGTACAGCAATTATTAGGAAACAATCAAGTTAGGGCCGTAGCTATGAGTGCTACAGATGGTCTAACGAGAGGGATGGACGTAATTGATACGGGAGCTCCACTAAGTGTTCCGGTCGGTGGAGCGACTCTCGGACGAATTTTCAACGTGCTTGGCGAGCCTGTTGATAATTTAGGTCCTGTAGATACTAGTACAACATTTCCTATTCATAGATCTGCGCCTGCCTTTATACAGTTAGATACAAAATTATCTATTTTTGAAACCGGAATTAAAGTAGTAGATCTTTTAGCCCCTTATCGCCGTGGAGGAAAAATCGGACTATTCGGGGGAGCTGGCGTGGGTAAAACAGTACTCATTATGGAATTGATTAACAATATTGCCAAAGCTCACGGAGGCGTATCTGTATTTGGCGGAGTCGGTGAACGGACTCGTGAAGGAAATGATCTTTACATGGAAATGAAAGAATCTGGAgtaattaatgaaaaaaatattcCAGAATCAAAAGTAGCTCTAGTTTACGGTCAGATGAATGAACCGCCGGGAGCTCGTATGAGAGTTGGTTTGACTGCCCTAACTATGGCGGAATATTTCCGAGATGTTAATGAACAAGATGTACTTTTATTTATTGACAATATCTTCCGTTTTGTCCAAGCAGGATCTGAAGTATCCGCCTTGTTGGGTAGAATGCCTTCCGCTGTGGGTTATCAACCTACCCTTAGTACCGAAATGGGTTCTTTACAAGAAAGAATTACTTCTACCAAAGAAGGGTCCATAACTTCTATTCAAGCTGTTTATGTACCTGCAGATGATTTGACCGACCCTGCTCCTGCTACGACATTTGCACATTTAGATGCTACTACCGTACTATCAAGGGGATTAGCCGCCAAAGGTATCTATCCAGCAGTAGATCCTTTAGATTCAACGTCAACTATGCTACAACCCCGGATCGTTGGTGAAGAACATTATGACACTGCACAAGAGGTTAAGCAAACTTTACAACGTTACAAAGAACTTCAAGATATTATAGCTATTCTTGGATTGGACGAATTATCCGAAGATGATCGTTTAACCGTAGCAAGAGCGCGAAAAATTGAGCGTTTCTTATCACAACCTTTTTTTGTAGCAGAAGTATTTACGGGTTCTCCGGGAAAATATGTTGGTTTAGCAGAAACAATTAGAGGCTTTCAATTAATCCTTTCCGGAGAATTAGATGGTCTTCCTGAACAGGCTTTTTATTTGGTAGGTAACATCGATGAAGCTACGGCGAAGGCTATGAACTTAGAAATGGAGA AAGTGAAAGAAatcattttatctactaatagtGGACAAATTGGCGTATTACCAAATCACGCTCCTATTGCCACATCAGTAGATATAGGTATTTTGAGAATACGCCTTAACGACCAATGGCTAACGATGGCTCTGATGGGCGGTTTTGCTAGAATAGGTAATAATGAGATCACTGTTTTAGTAAATGATGCAGAGAAAAGTGGTGACATTGATCCACAAGAAGCTCAGCAAACTCTTGAAATAGCGGAAGCTGCTTTGAGAAAAGCTGAAGGAAAGAGACAAACAATTGAGGCAAATCTAGCTCTCCGACGGGCTAGGACACGGGTAGAGGCTATCAATGCGATTTCATAA
- the LOC128126403 gene encoding ATP synthase subunit alpha, chloroplastic-like, producing MVTIQADEISNIIRERIEQYNREVKIVNTGTVLQVGDGIARIHGLDEVMAGELVEFEEGTIGIALNLESTNVGVVLMGDGLLIQEGSSVKATGRIAQIPVSEAYLGRVINALAKPIDGRGEISSSEYRLIESPAPGIISRRSVYEPLQTGLIAIDSMIPIGRGQRELIIGDRQTGKTAVATDTILNQQGKNVICVYVAIGQKASSVAQVVTNFQERGAMEYTIVVAETADSPATLQYLAPYTGAALAEYFMYRERHTSIIYDDPSKQAQAYRQMSLLLRRPPGREAYPGDVFYLHSRLLERVAKLSSLLGEGSMTALPIVETQSGDVSAYIPTNVISITDGQIFLSADLFNAGIRPAINVGISVSRVGSAAQIKAMKQVAGKLKLELAQFAELEAFAQFASDLDKATQNVHWALSLTDINIS from the coding sequence ATGGTAACCATTCAAGCCGACGAAATTAGTAATATTATCCGTGAACGTATTGAGCAATATAATAGAGAAGTAAAGATTGTAAATACCGGTACCGTACTTCAAGTAGGTGATGGCATTGCTCGTATTCATGGTCTTGATGAAGTAATGGCGGGTGAATTAGTAGAATTTGAAGAGGGTACAATAGGCATTGCTCTTAATTTGGAATCAACTAATGTTGGTGTTGTATTAATGGGTGATGGTTTGCTGATACAAGAAGGGAGTTCTGTAAAAGCAACAGGAAGAATTGCTCAGATACCAGTGAGTGAGGCCTATTTGGGTCGTGTTATAAACGCGCTGGCTAAACCTATTGATGGTAGAGGTGAAATTTCATCTTCtgaatataggttaattgaatcGCCCGCTCCAGGGATTATTTCTCGACGTTCTGTATATGAGCCTCTTCAAACAGGGCTTATTGCTATTGATTCAATGATTCCGATAGGACGTGGTCAGCGCGAATTAATTATTGGGGACAGGCAGACCGGTAAAACAGCAGTAGCAACAGATACAATTCTAAATCAACAAGGCAAAAATGTAATATGCGTTTATGTAGCTATTGGTCAAAAAGCATCTTCTGTGGCTCAGGTAGTGACTAATTTCCAGGAAAGGGGCGCGATGGAATATACCATTGTGGTAGCCGAAACGGCGGATTCCCCTGCTACATTACAATACCTCGCTCCTTATACAGGAGCAGCTCTGGCTGAATATTTTATGTACCGTGAACGACACACTTCAATTATTTATGATGATCCCTCTAAACAAGCCCAAGCTTATCGCCAAATGTCTCTTCTATTACGAAGACCGCCTGGGCGCGAAGCTTATCCAGGGGATGTTTTTTATTTACATTCACGCCTTTTGGAAAGAGTTGCTAAATTAAGTTCTCTTTTAGGTGAAGGAAGTATGACCGCTTTACCAATAGTGGAAACCCAATCGGGAGATGTTTCGGCTTATATTCCTACTAATGTCATTTCGATTACTGATGGACAAATATTCTTATCTGCTGATCTATTCAATGCTGGAATCCGACCCGCTATTAATGTGGGGATCTCTGTTTCCAGAGTGGGGTCTGCAGCTCAAATTAAAGCTATGAAACAAGTAGCCGGTAAATTAAAATTGGAACTGGCACAATTCGCAGAATTAGAAGCTTTTGCACAATTTGCTTCTGATCTCGATAAAGCTACTCAGAATGTGCATTGGGCTCTTTCATTAACTGATATAAATATCAGCTAG
- the LOC128134150 gene encoding ATP synthase subunit b, chloroplastic-like, whose translation MNPLISAASVIAAGLAVGLASIGPGVGQGTAAGQAVEGIARQPEAEGKIRDNRKQRILNTIRNSEELREGAIEQLEKARARLRKVEIEADQFRVNGYSEIEREKLNLIDSTYKTLEQLENYKNETINFEQQKASNQVRQRVFQQALQGALGTLNSCLNSELHLRTISANIGILGAMKEITD comes from the exons ATGAATCCACTGATTTCTGCCGCTTCCGTTATTGCTGCTGGATTGGCTGTAGGGCTTGCTTCTATTGGACCTGGAGTTGGTCAAGGTACTGCTGCGGGTCAAGCTGTAGAAGGTATCGCGAGACAGCCCGAGGCGGAGGGAAAAATACGAG ATAATCGAAAACAGAGAATCTTGAATACTATTAGAAATTCAGAAGAATTGCGCGAGGGGGCCATCGAACAGCTGGAAAAAGCCCGGGCTCGCTTACGGAAAGTAGAAATAGAAGCAGATCAGTTTCGCGTGAATGGATACTCTGAGATAGAGCGAGAAAAATTGAATTTGATTGATTCAACTTATAAGACTTTGGAACAActagaaaattacaaaaatgaaaCTATAAATTTTGAACAACAAAAAGCGAGTAATCAAGTCCGACAACGGGTTTTCCAACAAGCCTTACAAGGAGCTCTAGGAACTCTGAATAGTTGTTTAAACAGCGAGTTACATTTACGTACTATCAGTGCCAATATTGGCATATTGGGGGCGATGAAAGAAATAACGGATTAG
- the LOC128126405 gene encoding ATP synthase subunit a, chloroplastic-like, translating to MNVLSCSINTLNGLYDISGVEVGQHFYWKIGGFQVHGQVLITSWVVIAILLASATLAVRNPQTIPTSGQNFFEYVLEFIRDVSKTQIGEEYGPWVPFIGTMFLFIFVSNWSGALLPWKIIQLPHGELAAPTNDINTTVALALLTSVAYFYAGLSKKGLGYFGKYIQPTPILLPINILEDFTNPLSLSFRLFGNILADELVVVVLVSLVPSVVPIPVMFLGLFTSGIQALIFATLAAAYIGESMEGHH from the coding sequence ATGAATGTTCTATCATGTTCCATCAACACACTAAATGGGTTATACGATATATCCGGTGTGGAAGTAGGCCAACATTTTTATTGGAAAATCGGGGGTTTCCAAGTCCACGGCCAAGTACTTATTACTTCTTGGGTTGTAATTGCTATCTTATTAGCTTCAGCCACTCTAGCCGTTCGGAACCCACAAACCATTCCGACCAGCGGTCAGAATTTCTTCGAATATGTCCTTGAATTTATTCGAGATGTGAGTAAAACTCAAATTGGAGAAGAATATGGTCCTTGGGTTCCTTTTATTGGAActatgtttctatttatttttgtttctaattgGTCAGGCGCCCTTTTACCTTGGAAAATCATACAATTACCTCATGGGGAGTTAGCCGCCCCCACGAATGATATAAATACTACTGTTGCTTTGGCTTTACTCACATCAGTGGCATATTTCTATGCGGGTCTTAGCAAAAAAGGATTAGGTTATTTCGGTAAATATATTCAACCAACTCCAATTCTTTTACCTATTAACATCTTAGAAGATTTCACAAATCCCCTATCACTTAGTTTTCGACTTTTCGGAAATATATTAGCCGATGAATTAGTAGTTGTTGTTCTTGTTTCTTTAGTACCTTCAGTGGTTCCTATCCCTGTCATGTTCCTTGGATTATTTACAAGTGGTATTCAAGCTCTTATTTTTGCAACTTTAGCTGCGGCTTATATAGGTGAATCCATGGAGGGCCACCATTGA
- the LOC128126406 gene encoding 30S ribosomal protein S2, chloroplastic-like codes for MTRRYWNINLEEMMEAGVHFGHGTRKWNPKMAPYISAKRKGIHITNLTRTARFLSEACDLVFDAASRGKQFLIVGTKNKEADSVAWAAIRARCHYVNKKWLGGMLTNWSTTETRLHKFRDLRTEQKTGGLDRLPKRDAAMLKRQLSHLQTYLGGIKYMTGLPDIVIIVDQHEEYTALQECITLGIPTICLIDTNCDPDFADISIPANDDAISSIRLILNKLVFAICEGRSGYIRNP; via the coding sequence ATGACAAGAAGATATTGGAACATTAATTTAGAAGAGATGATGGAAGCAGGAGTTCATTTTGGCCATGGTACTAGGAAATGGAATCCTAAAATGGCACCTTATATCTCTGCAAAACGTAAAGGTATTCATATTACAAATCTTACTAGAACTGCTCGTTTTTTATCAGAAGCTTGTGATTTGGTTTTTGATGCAGCAAGCAGAGGAAAACAATTCTTAATTGTTGGCACTAAAAATAAAGAAGCTGATTCAGTAGCATGGGCTGCAATAAGGGCTCGGTGTCATTATGTTAATAAAAAATGGCTCGGTGGTATGTTAACGAATTGGTCCACTACAGAAACAAGACTTCATAAGTTTAGAGACTTGAGAACCGAACAAAAAACAGGGGGGCTCGACCGTCTTCCGAAAAGAGATGCGGCTATGTTGAAAAGACAATTATCTCATTTGCAAACATATCTGGGTGGGATTAAATATATGACAGGGTTACCCGATATTGTAATCATCGTTGATCAGCACGAAGAATATACGGCCCTTCAAGAATGTATCACGTTGGGAATTCCAACAATTTGTTTAATCGATACAAATTGTGACCCCGATTTCGCAGATATTTCGATTCCAGCCAATGATGACGCTATATCTTCAATCCGATTAATTCTTAACAAATTAGTATTTGCAATTTGTGAAGGCCGTTCTGGCTATATAAGAAATCCGTGA
- the LOC128134151 gene encoding DNA-directed RNA polymerase subunit beta''-like, translating into MKLIIFSGDIHFPGKTNKAFRLIPPGGGKPNSKEYKKLKNWLYIQRMKLSRYEKKYFVLVQPVVPYKKTDGINLGRLFPPDLLQESDNLQLRVVNYILYYDPILEIWDTSIQLVRTSLVLNWDQDKKIEKACASFVEIRTNGLLRYFLRIDLAKSPISYTGKRNDLSGSGLISENGSDRANVNPFSSIYSYSKSRIKESLNPNQGTIHTLLNRNKESQSLIILSSSNCFRIGPFNDVKSPNVIKESIKKNPLIPIRNSLGSLGTAKPYLATPGATVHGHYGEILYEGDTLVTFIYEKSRSGDITQGLPKVEQVLEVRSIDSISMNLEKRIEGWNKSITRILGIPWAFLIGAELTIVQSRISLVNKVQKVYRSQGVQIHNRHIEIIVRQITSKVLVSEDEMSNVFSPGELIGLLRAERMGRALEEAICYQAVLLGITRASMNTQSFISEASFQETARVLAKAALLGRIDWLKGLKENVVLGGMIPVGSGFKTPSSEPNNIPNNIAFELQKKNLLEGEMKDILFYHRKLFDSCLSNNFHDTQEQSFF; encoded by the exons ATGAAACTGATAATCTTTTCTGGAGATATCCATTTTCCTGGAAAGACAAATAAGGCATTCCGATTGATACCGCCAGGAGGGGGAAAACCAAATTCCAAAGAAtacaaaaaattgaaaaattggCTCTATATCCAACGAATGAAACTTTCCAGGTATGAAAAAAAGTATTTTGTTTTGGTTCAACCTGTAGTCCCATATAAAAAAACGGATGGTATAAATTTAGGAAGACTTTTCCCGCCGGATCTCTTGCAGGAAAGTGATAATCTACAACTTCGAGTTGTCAATTATATCCTTTATTACGACCCAATTCTTGAAATTTGGGACACAAGTATTCAATTAGTTCGGACTTCTTTAGTGTTGAATTGGGACCAAGACAAAAAAATCGAAAAGGCCTGTGCTTCCTTTGTTGAAATAAGGACAAATGGTTTGCTTAGATATTTTCTAAGAATCGACTTAGCTAAGTCACCTATTTCTTATACCGGAAAAAGGAACGATCTGTCGGGTTCAGGATTGATCTCTGAGAATGGATCAGATCGCGCTAATGTCAATCCATTTTCTTCCATTTATTCCTATTCCAAGTCAAGGATTAAAGAATCCCTTAATCCAAATCAAGGAACTATCCATACGTTGTTGAATCGAAATAAGGAATCTCAATCTTTGATAATTTTGTCATCATCCAATTGTTTTCGAATAGGCCCATTCAACGATGTAAAATCTCCCAATGTGATAAAAGAATCAATCAAAAAGAACCCCCTAATTCCAATTAGGAATTCGTTGGGCTCGTTAGGAACAG CTAAGCCTTATTTGGCTACTCCAGGAGCAACTGTTCATGGACATTATGGGGAAATCCTTTACGAAGGCGATACATTAGTTACATTTATATATGAAAAATCAAGATCTGGTGATATAACGCAAGGTCTTCCAAAAGTGGAACAGGTGTTAGAAGTGCGTTCGATTGATTCAATATCGATGAATCTCGAAAAGAGGATTGAGGGTTGGAACAAATCTATAACAAGAATTCTTGGAATTCCTTGGGCATTCTTGATTGGTGCTGAACTAACTATAGTGCAAAGTCGTATCTCTTTGGTTAATAAGGTCCAAAAGGTTTATCGCTCCCAGGGGGTGCAGATACATAATAGGCATATAGAAATTATTGTACGTCAAATAACATCAAAAGTTTTGGTTTCAGAAGATGAAATGTCTAATGTTTTTTCGCCCGGAGAACTAATTGGATTGTTGCGAGCGGAACGAATGGGACGCGCTTTGGAAGAAGCGATCTGTTACCAAGCCGTCTTATTGGGAATAACAAGAGCATCTATGAATACTCAAAGTTTCATATCCGAAGCTAGTTTTCAAGAAACTGCTAGAGTTTTAGCAAAAGCAGCTCTCCTGGGCCGTATCGATTGGTTGAAAGGCCTGAAAGAAAACGTTGTTCTGGGGGGGATGATACCTGTTGGTAGCGGCTTCAAAACACCTTCAAGCGAACCTAACAACATTCCTAACAACATTGCCTTTGAACTCCAAAAAAAGAATCTATTAGAGGGGGAAATGAAAGATATTTTGTTCTACCACAGAAAATTATTTGATTCTTGCCTTTCAAATAATTTCCATGATACACAAGAACAATCATTTTTTTAG